In a single window of the Patescibacteria group bacterium genome:
- a CDS encoding helix-turn-helix domain-containing protein → MFQEYFNQRMDDKNFTAEDIERLTKVPLKNIIALKEGKFEQLPANVFVKGYLQKIAKILDIDFEEFWNMYLEEYNLRMPPKPDLLPSNRFESNKEITHHILKILRYIPIVAIIITAIGFILFQSKNLFGEPKLKIISPAFETIETSENPFVIEGEGQPHSYITINNKEIYLGDDGKFSEAINLREGLNEIIIESVNRTGKKKTIERKIYFNNPTQVSSTPTPIKTPSVSITPKILNSSPNSSLEINTPTPTLPIINY, encoded by the coding sequence ATGTTTCAAGAATATTTCAATCAAAGAATGGATGATAAAAATTTTACCGCTGAAGATATTGAGCGGTTAACAAAAGTGCCATTGAAAAATATTATCGCTTTAAAAGAAGGCAAATTTGAGCAGTTGCCAGCCAATGTTTTCGTAAAAGGATATTTACAAAAAATTGCTAAAATTTTGGATATTGATTTTGAAGAGTTTTGGAACATGTATCTTGAAGAATACAATTTGAGAATGCCACCAAAACCAGATTTATTGCCATCAAATCGTTTTGAATCAAACAAAGAAATTACTCACCACATTCTAAAAATTTTACGTTACATTCCCATTGTGGCAATTATTATTACCGCTATTGGTTTTATTCTTTTTCAAAGCAAAAATCTTTTTGGTGAACCAAAATTAAAGATAATTAGTCCAGCTTTCGAGACGATTGAAACTTCAGAAAATCCATTTGTAATCGAGGGTGAAGGTCAGCCTCATAGTTACATCACCATTAATAATAAAGAAATTTATCTTGGAGATGATGGAAAATTTAGTGAAGCGATTAATTTAAGGGAAGGATTAAACGAAATTATTATTGAGTCAGTTAATCGAACAGGCAAAAAGAAGACCATTGAAAGAAAGATATATTTTAATAACCCAACCCAAGTTTCTTCTACACCGACCCCAATTAAGACACCGTCAGTCTCTATCACGCCGAAAATTTTAAATTCTTCGCCAAATTCTTCTTTAGAAATTAATACTCCCACTCCAACTTTGCCTATAATAAACTATTGA
- a CDS encoding DNA translocase FtsK, with protein MAKKENKNNKKTERLPKMNLKEETKQTVIGIICFGLAILLVLSFFKLAGPFGIFVYDVFHFLFGWIYFFLPIIFIIAGGIFIGSLRKNIYLSTIIGLLLFSLGILGFSDILKPFSGGWLGDKVGLVDKVFGFWGGLVFCLILIFVGLVIVFEWSLKKPKEEEKEIKSIIEPTPIKEVKIKTNGAEKETSVVKEKIKNVIEEELEKVEKKKTEKKTWQKERIVTNWNFPPLDLLEKESGKPTSGDIKANVNIIQRTLANFGIPVEMGEVYVGPTVTRYTLKPAEGVKLSKIVALQNDLSLALAAHPIRIEAPIPGQSLVGIEVPNKQKMTVRLRNMIELDKFLESDLLTFPLGRDVAGEPVFADLAKMPHLLIAGSTGSGKSITIHSILCSLLYKNTPETLRFILIDPKRVELSAYNRLPHLISEVIINPKKTILALRWAVNEMDERYNRLLAANARDINSFNQKMMKEGKPLMPFIVIVIDELADLMVAYGREIEAAIVRLAQMARATGLHLIVSTQRPSVEVVTGLIKANITSRIALQVASQVDSRTILDMAGAERLLGRGDMLYLAGDTFKPKRIQGIYISEPEVQKIIKYIIEENKDYEISGEEEMDFEKELEKQMQEISLDSAGSFENLDADELYPEAYKIVVQTGKASASFLQRRLRVGYARAARLLDLLEERGIIGPADGAKPREVLVKGDNINNENGDINVEDENIEKDNILTEEEIERE; from the coding sequence ATGGCTAAAAAAGAAAATAAAAACAATAAAAAAACAGAACGATTGCCGAAGATGAATTTGAAAGAAGAAACGAAGCAAACGGTTATAGGAATTATCTGTTTTGGTTTGGCTATTTTATTGGTTTTAAGTTTTTTTAAATTGGCAGGTCCTTTTGGTATTTTTGTTTATGATGTTTTTCATTTTTTATTTGGTTGGATTTATTTCTTTCTGCCAATAATTTTTATTATTGCCGGCGGTATTTTTATTGGTTCGTTGAGAAAAAATATTTATTTATCAACCATTATCGGTCTTTTATTGTTTAGTTTGGGTATACTGGGTTTTTCTGATATTTTGAAACCGTTTTCAGGGGGATGGTTGGGTGATAAGGTTGGATTGGTTGATAAGGTGTTTGGTTTTTGGGGTGGTTTAGTTTTTTGTTTAATTTTAATTTTTGTTGGTTTGGTAATTGTTTTTGAGTGGTCTTTGAAAAAACCCAAAGAAGAAGAAAAAGAAATAAAATCAATCATTGAACCGACGCCAATAAAGGAAGTTAAAATTAAAACCAATGGCGCTGAAAAAGAAACAAGCGTTGTTAAGGAAAAAATTAAAAACGTTATTGAAGAAGAATTGGAAAAGGTAGAGAAGAAAAAAACTGAAAAAAAGACGTGGCAGAAAGAGAGAATTGTGACTAATTGGAATTTCCCACCTTTGGATTTATTGGAAAAAGAATCTGGCAAACCAACAAGTGGAGATATTAAAGCCAATGTAAATATTATTCAGAGGACATTGGCTAATTTTGGAATTCCTGTCGAGATGGGTGAGGTTTATGTTGGTCCAACAGTTACCCGATACACTTTAAAACCAGCTGAGGGCGTCAAATTATCAAAAATTGTTGCTTTGCAAAATGATTTATCTTTAGCTTTGGCAGCTCACCCCATCCGCATTGAAGCTCCAATTCCCGGTCAATCGCTTGTTGGCATTGAAGTACCTAACAAACAAAAAATGACCGTTCGTTTAAGAAACATGATTGAACTTGATAAATTTTTAGAAAGCGATTTATTAACTTTTCCTTTAGGACGCGACGTGGCGGGCGAACCGGTTTTTGCTGATTTGGCTAAAATGCCTCATTTACTAATTGCTGGCAGCACGGGTTCAGGGAAATCAATAACCATTCATTCTATTTTGTGCAGTTTGCTTTATAAGAATACTCCGGAAACATTGCGTTTCATTTTAATTGATCCAAAAAGAGTTGAATTATCGGCTTATAATCGTTTACCCCATTTAATTTCCGAAGTGATAATTAATCCTAAAAAAACAATTCTAGCTTTGCGATGGGCGGTCAATGAAATGGATGAGCGCTACAATCGTTTATTAGCTGCGAATGCGCGCGATATTAATAGTTTCAACCAAAAAATGATGAAAGAGGGCAAACCATTAATGCCGTTTATAGTCATTGTAATTGATGAATTGGCCGATTTAATGGTGGCCTATGGACGAGAAATTGAAGCGGCAATTGTGCGATTGGCGCAGATGGCAAGAGCTACAGGTTTACATTTAATTGTTTCTACGCAAAGGCCATCGGTGGAAGTTGTGACAGGATTAATTAAAGCTAATATTACTTCGCGCATTGCTTTGCAGGTAGCTAGTCAAGTTGATTCAAGAACAATTTTGGATATGGCTGGCGCAGAAAGATTATTAGGTAGGGGTGATATGCTTTATTTGGCAGGAGACACATTCAAACCAAAAAGAATCCAGGGTATTTATATTTCTGAACCAGAAGTTCAAAAGATTATTAAATATATTATAGAAGAAAACAAAGATTATGAGATTTCTGGCGAAGAAGAAATGGATTTTGAAAAAGAATTAGAGAAACAAATGCAAGAAATTTCGTTGGATAGCGCTGGGTCTTTTGAAAATTTAGATGCTGATGAATTGTATCCAGAAGCTTATAAAATAGTAGTTCAAACCGGTAAAGCTTCAGCGTCATTTTTGCAAAGAAGGTTGCGGGTAGGTTATGCGAGGGCAGCGCGACTCCTGGATTTATTGGAAGAAAGGGGGATAATTGGGCCAGCAGATGGCGCCAAACCCCGAGAAGTTTTGGTAAAAGGAGATAATATAAATAATGAAAATGGAGATATAAATGTGGAGGATGAAAATATTGAAAAGGATAATATTTTAACCGAGGAAGAAATTGAGCGGGAATAA
- the ligA gene encoding NAD-dependent DNA ligase LigA, which produces MNKEEAKKRIEKLRQEINYHRYLYHVLDKEEISPEALDSLKKELFDLEQQFPDLITPDSPTQRIGGEPLDAFKKVEHPRPMLSFNDAFSQEDMRAWEKRFVDFLGGKLRKWEKFYYCELKLDGLAIELYYENGIFVCGATRGDGYIGEDVTQNLKTIEAIPLRLLDEEEVIKNLEKEKLFNVVEKIKNNFPQKIVVRGEVFMHKKNLEILNKEQIKKGLKPFANPRNAAAGSIRQLDPKITASRKLDSYAYSLVTDFGQKTHEEEHIILKSLGFKTNPHNKPAKSLEEVFDFHNYWSKNRDKLPYEIDGIVVILNDEKDFERAGYVGKAPRAAIAYKFALKQATTIVEDIIVQVGRTGVLTPVAILKPVNVGGVTISRSTLHNFEEIKRLGLKIGDTVIVGRAGDVIPQIIQVLADLRTGKEKEFQIPKKCPMCDSPIIKDEGGIIYRCSNKNCFAINRRSLYHFVSKSAFDIIGVGPKIIDRLLEEGLIRDAADLFELKEGDLASLERFGEKSAENIIQSINNHRQIDLSRFIYALGILHVGEETAEVLATHLLKVKNIKKPTDVLEAMKKFSIEDLETIEDIGPKVALSIKTWFENKNNQKFLEKLEKVSIKITKPEIIESKLKGKIFVLTGTLDSMSREEAKERIKRLGGRVSSSVSKHTDFVVAGREPGSKYEKAKELGVKIIDEKEFIKMLE; this is translated from the coding sequence ATGAATAAAGAAGAGGCGAAAAAAAGAATTGAAAAATTACGCCAGGAAATTAATTATCATCGTTATCTTTATCATGTTTTGGATAAAGAAGAGATTTCTCCAGAGGCACTAGATTCGCTCAAAAAAGAATTGTTTGATTTAGAACAGCAATTCCCAGATTTAATTACTCCTGATTCGCCAACACAACGAATAGGCGGTGAGCCGCTTGATGCTTTTAAAAAAGTAGAACATCCAAGACCAATGCTTTCTTTTAATGATGCCTTTTCTCAAGAAGATATGCGAGCTTGGGAAAAAAGATTTGTTGATTTTTTGGGTGGTAAATTAAGGAAATGGGAGAAGTTTTATTATTGCGAATTAAAATTGGATGGATTAGCAATTGAATTGTATTATGAAAACGGGATTTTTGTTTGCGGCGCTACTCGGGGGGATGGTTATATTGGTGAAGATGTCACTCAAAATTTAAAAACGATAGAAGCCATTCCATTAAGATTATTAGATGAAGAGGAGGTAATTAAAAATTTAGAAAAAGAAAAACTTTTTAATGTTGTCGAAAAGATTAAAAATAATTTTCCTCAAAAAATTGTAGTGCGTGGGGAGGTTTTTATGCATAAAAAAAATTTAGAAATTCTTAATAAAGAACAAATTAAAAAAGGTTTAAAACCATTCGCTAATCCGAGAAATGCTGCGGCTGGTTCTATTAGACAATTAGACCCAAAAATTACTGCCTCGCGCAAATTAGATTCTTACGCGTATAGTTTGGTAACTGATTTTGGTCAAAAAACTCATGAGGAGGAGCATATTATTTTAAAATCCTTAGGATTTAAAACTAATCCACATAACAAACCAGCGAAAAGTTTAGAAGAAGTTTTTGATTTTCATAATTATTGGTCTAAAAATCGTGATAAACTTCCTTATGAAATTGATGGTATTGTAGTTATTTTAAATGATGAAAAAGATTTTGAACGGGCTGGTTATGTTGGGAAAGCGCCGCGAGCAGCAATAGCTTATAAATTTGCCTTAAAACAAGCAACTACAATTGTTGAAGATATTATTGTTCAAGTGGGAAGAACAGGAGTTTTGACGCCTGTGGCGATTTTAAAACCAGTTAATGTTGGTGGCGTAACGATTTCGCGGTCAACCTTGCATAATTTTGAAGAAATCAAACGTTTAGGATTAAAAATTGGCGATACAGTGATTGTTGGAAGGGCTGGTGATGTAATTCCGCAAATCATTCAGGTTTTAGCTGATTTGCGAACAGGAAAAGAAAAAGAATTTCAAATTCCTAAGAAATGTCCAATGTGCGATTCGCCGATTATTAAAGATGAAGGAGGGATTATTTATCGTTGCAGCAATAAAAATTGTTTTGCCATTAATCGTCGTTCATTATATCATTTTGTTTCAAAATCCGCTTTTGATATTATAGGCGTTGGTCCAAAAATCATTGATCGTTTATTAGAAGAGGGATTAATTAGAGATGCGGCCGACCTTTTTGAATTAAAAGAAGGAGATTTAGCTTCTTTGGAGCGATTTGGAGAAAAATCAGCGGAAAATATTATTCAGTCAATTAATAATCATCGTCAAATTGATTTATCGCGATTTATTTATGCTTTGGGAATTTTGCATGTTGGAGAAGAGACGGCCGAAGTTTTAGCTACACATTTGTTAAAAGTTAAAAATATTAAAAAACCAACCGATGTATTGGAGGCCATGAAGAAATTTTCTATTGAAGATTTAGAAACAATTGAAGATATAGGTCCAAAAGTTGCTTTGAGTATTAAAACGTGGTTTGAGAATAAAAATAATCAAAAATTTTTAGAGAAATTAGAAAAAGTTAGTATTAAAATTACAAAACCAGAAATAATTGAGTCAAAATTAAAAGGTAAAATTTTTGTATTAACCGGCACGCTAGATTCAATGAGTCGAGAAGAAGCTAAGGAGAGAATTAAGCGATTAGGCGGTCGTGTTTCTTCATCGGTTTCAAAACATACAGATTTTGTAGTGGCCGGAAGAGAGCCGGGGAGCAAATACGAAAAAGCCAAAGAATTGGGTGTAAAAATTATTGATGAGAAAGAATTTATTAAGATGTTAGAGTAG
- a CDS encoding Rrf2 family transcriptional regulator: protein MNFKSIKISKQIELALRWLLFLAQNKTSDFINLRSFCNEKRVSFYHLQKINRQLVKAGLIESQKGKTGGYRLKKSPQQISLLSIIETLEGPISLVYCSPFCTSQTCALKNCWQTLNKDLAKKLAKIKLNQFLK, encoded by the coding sequence ATGAATTTCAAAAGTATCAAAATCTCCAAACAAATCGAATTGGCTCTCCGCTGGCTTTTATTCTTAGCCCAAAATAAAACAAGCGATTTTATTAATTTGCGCTCTTTTTGTAATGAAAAAAGAGTTTCTTTTTATCATCTTCAAAAAATCAATCGCCAATTAGTCAAAGCTGGATTAATTGAATCGCAAAAAGGCAAAACTGGCGGTTATCGTCTTAAAAAATCGCCTCAGCAAATTTCATTACTTTCTATTATTGAAACTCTTGAAGGACCAATCTCTTTAGTTTATTGCTCACCCTTTTGTACTTCTCAAACATGCGCCCTTAAAAACTGCTGGCAAACTTTAAACAAAGATTTAGCTAAAAAATTGGCCAAAATAAAACTAAATCAATTTTTAAAATAA
- the gatA gene encoding Asp-tRNA(Asn)/Glu-tRNA(Gln) amidotransferase subunit GatA, translating into MITLHDLTIKKIHNLLLNKEVCSFDLTKEFFDYIEKKDRNIDAYLSLLKEEALKQANEVDRKIAAGENIPILAGVPLAIKDNILIRDTITTAGSKILKDYKATYDATVIKKLKKQLAIFLGKTNLDEFAMGSSTETSAFKLTRNPLDEERVPGGSSGGSAAAVAAHEAVAALGSDTGGSVRQPASFCGLVGLKPTYGAVSRFGLIAMASSLDQIGPITKNVEDAALLLEAICGKDKFDNTTENFSFDAQSIYERKDLKNLKIGIIKEIDLTQFDANLAEIFQKSLSLLKELGAEIKEISIPHVNLSLACYYVLMPAEVSSNLARFDGLRYSPSEESGILKDLYFKTRGKLFGQEVRRRILLGTFVLSSGYYEAYYKKARLIQALIKKEFENIFKEVDLVVLPTTPTPAFKIGEKTSNPLEMYLSDIFTVPANIAGIPAISLPLWSSKNKLPYGLQFFGKHFEEPLILNAAYLFEQNSNYGRFY; encoded by the coding sequence ATGATTACTTTACATGATTTAACAATCAAAAAAATTCACAACCTTCTTTTGAACAAAGAAGTTTGTTCTTTTGATTTAACAAAAGAATTTTTTGACTATATTGAAAAAAAAGACAGAAACATTGATGCCTATCTATCCCTTTTGAAAGAAGAAGCATTAAAACAGGCTAATGAGGTTGATAGAAAAATTGCAGCTGGTGAAAATATCCCTATTTTAGCTGGTGTGCCATTGGCTATTAAAGATAATATTTTAATTAGAGATACTATTACAACAGCTGGCTCAAAAATATTGAAAGATTATAAAGCAACATATGACGCGACGGTAATAAAAAAATTAAAAAAACAATTGGCAATTTTTTTGGGGAAGACCAATCTTGATGAGTTTGCAATGGGTTCTTCAACGGAAACATCCGCTTTTAAATTAACTAGAAATCCTTTGGATGAAGAGCGAGTGCCAGGTGGGTCAAGTGGTGGTTCAGCTGCAGCAGTGGCAGCTCATGAAGCAGTCGCGGCTTTAGGATCTGATACTGGGGGATCTGTAAGACAACCAGCTAGTTTTTGCGGTTTGGTTGGTTTAAAACCAACTTATGGCGCGGTGTCACGATTTGGCTTAATTGCGATGGCTTCTTCGTTAGATCAGATTGGCCCTATTACTAAAAACGTTGAGGATGCCGCTCTTTTGTTAGAAGCAATTTGCGGCAAAGATAAATTTGATAACACAACGGAAAATTTTAGTTTTGACGCTCAATCAATTTATGAACGAAAAGATTTAAAAAATTTAAAAATAGGCATTATTAAAGAAATTGATTTAACTCAATTCGATGCTAATTTGGCGGAGATTTTTCAAAAAAGTCTTTCTTTATTAAAAGAATTGGGAGCAGAAATTAAAGAAATTTCTATTCCTCATGTTAATTTAAGTTTGGCGTGTTATTATGTTTTAATGCCAGCAGAAGTAAGTAGTAATTTGGCGCGTTTTGATGGTTTGCGTTATTCTCCTTCTGAAGAAAGTGGAATATTAAAAGATTTATATTTTAAAACTCGCGGTAAATTGTTTGGTCAAGAGGTGAGGCGAAGAATTCTTTTGGGCACGTTTGTTTTATCAAGCGGTTATTATGAGGCGTATTATAAAAAAGCTCGTTTAATCCAGGCCTTAATTAAAAAAGAATTTGAGAATATTTTTAAAGAGGTTGATTTAGTTGTTTTACCGACAACTCCCACCCCTGCTTTTAAAATCGGTGAAAAAACCAGCAATCCTTTAGAAATGTATCTTTCGGATATTTTCACAGTGCCTGCTAATATTGCTGGAATCCCAGCTATTTCTTTGCCTCTCTGGTCTTCTAAAAACAAATTACCTTATGGTCTACAATTTTTTGGAAAACATTTTGAAGAGCCATTAATCTTAAACGCCGCTTATTTATTTGAGCAAAATTCAAATTATGGAAGATTTTATTAG
- a CDS encoding prepilin-type N-terminal cleavage/methylation domain-containing protein, producing the protein MKKKIQTTKNGFSIIEVVVAIGVILIAFTGMLTLINRSLAFHDLAYSRLIASYLAQEGIEIIRNIRDNNILQNKNWNAGLSTGTYQVQYNDLALRNYTGEPLKLDTVNGIYNYDSGSITRYIRQVDITTISSDHIFVKSIVTWKNRGGSFDIVVEDHLYNWLGD; encoded by the coding sequence ATGAAAAAAAAGATTCAAACAACAAAAAATGGTTTTAGCATTATTGAGGTAGTAGTAGCAATTGGTGTTATTTTAATTGCCTTTACAGGCATGCTCACTTTAATTAATCGTTCTTTAGCTTTTCATGATTTGGCTTATAGTCGCCTAATTGCTTCTTATTTAGCACAGGAAGGCATAGAAATTATTAGAAATATCCGCGATAATAATATTTTGCAAAATAAAAATTGGAATGCTGGATTATCAACGGGCACTTATCAAGTGCAGTATAATGATTTAGCGTTAAGAAATTATACTGGCGAGCCATTAAAGCTGGATACAGTAAATGGTATTTATAATTATGATTCGGGTTCGATTACGCGTTATATAAGGCAGGTTGATATAACAACCATTTCTTCTGACCATATTTTTGTTAAATCAATTGTTACATGGAAAAATCGCGGCGGCTCTTTTGATATTGTGGTCGAAGATCATTTATATAATTGGCTTGGCGATTAA
- a CDS encoding prepilin-type N-terminal cleavage/methylation domain-containing protein — protein MKNRGYTLVEILVVLGVTALLSGLLFVYSRQGEKIGEIMRVRAQVVSDINRVKNLAITAATWQGQLTCGYGIYFDIPNNQYIIFTDISADCKSSNHLRNQAQTQDVERIKTPQRFTLVNTNVQQVFFMPPQPFVFFDGQAAEKQSAIEEVEITFGYLSDIDPAFKVYINSIGQTWAY, from the coding sequence ATGAAAAATAGAGGGTATACTTTGGTGGAAATTTTAGTGGTTTTGGGAGTGACGGCTTTATTAAGCGGCCTTTTGTTTGTTTATAGTCGACAAGGTGAAAAAATCGGTGAAATTATGAGGGTGCGAGCGCAGGTTGTATCAGATATTAATCGAGTAAAAAATTTAGCTATTACAGCTGCCACTTGGCAAGGGCAATTAACTTGTGGTTATGGTATTTATTTTGATATCCCAAACAATCAATATATTATTTTTACTGATATTTCTGCTGATTGTAAATCATCGAATCATTTACGCAACCAAGCACAAACTCAGGATGTAGAAAGAATAAAAACGCCTCAGCGATTTACGTTGGTTAATACTAATGTTCAACAAGTATTTTTTATGCCACCTCAACCATTTGTTTTTTTTGATGGTCAAGCAGCTGAGAAGCAAAGTGCAATTGAAGAAGTTGAGATTACATTTGGTTATTTGTCTGATATAGACCCAGCCTTTAAAGTTTATATTAATTCCATTGGTCAAACTTGGGCTTATTAA
- a CDS encoding prepilin-type N-terminal cleavage/methylation domain-containing protein, whose amino-acid sequence MKKNNPQLTGFTLIEILVATAVFLTVISITTATFLTSLRTQRYLLASINGTANLAYALEVMGREIRMGKSFFAPTEDTLNFLNVDNDAIVYRLNSVTQQIERSIGGGPFKTLTSPDVRVLSLRFIISGAERQDGQQVKVTILLKVASYAGRRQIESNIQTTISSRQPET is encoded by the coding sequence ATGAAAAAAAATAATCCTCAATTAACGGGTTTTACTTTAATTGAAATATTGGTGGCTACAGCAGTGTTTTTAACGGTGATTAGCATTACAACTGCTACATTTTTAACCAGTTTGCGTACCCAGCGTTATCTTTTGGCTTCAATTAATGGTACAGCCAACCTTGCTTATGCTTTGGAAGTAATGGGACGAGAAATTCGTATGGGTAAAAGTTTTTTTGCTCCAACTGAAGACACTCTAAATTTTCTAAATGTTGATAATGATGCCATTGTTTATCGTTTGAATTCGGTTACTCAACAGATTGAAAGGTCAATCGGAGGCGGGCCATTTAAAACTTTAACGTCGCCAGATGTTCGCGTTTTATCTTTAAGATTTATTATTAGTGGCGCCGAGCGCCAAGATGGACAACAGGTAAAAGTAACGATTTTGCTAAAAGTAGCTTCATATGCTGGTCGAAGACAAATTGAAAGCAATATCCAAACAACCATCAGTAGTCGTCAACCAGAAACATAA
- a CDS encoding cysteine desulfurase produces MKRYYFDYAATTPVRKEVIKEMEIFWQKYFGNPSAIYYEGRMAKFFLEKARQKIAQILKIKPEEIIFTNGGSESVNLALLGAVNYYRKNFSQPEIIISQIEHPAVLETAKFLEKNGIKITYLNVLPNGIVDLEKLKKQINKNTLLISIMYANNEIGIVQPIKKIAQYLKNFRVKNKTIFPFFHTDACQAAGYLNIQPKQLGVDLMSLNGSKIYGPKATGMLYKKSGIELTPIIFGGGQEFGYRSGTENVAGLIGFAKALELAQKEKTKESVRLKKLQKYLVENLKKRIPKIIINGDLKNRLPNNINVSVLDVEGEALVLKLDELGIAVSTGSACHSKSLQPSHVLKAIGLPPEFIHGSIRITLGKYTTKKDIDYLIQSLEKVVKKLRELSPLSLQIK; encoded by the coding sequence ATGAAACGCTACTATTTTGACTACGCCGCCACCACACCAGTTAGAAAAGAAGTCATTAAAGAAATGGAGATTTTTTGGCAAAAATATTTTGGCAATCCTTCAGCAATTTATTATGAAGGAAGAATGGCCAAATTTTTCCTTGAAAAAGCCCGTCAAAAAATTGCGCAAATTTTAAAGATTAAACCCGAAGAAATTATTTTTACCAATGGCGGCAGCGAATCAGTTAATTTAGCTCTTTTAGGCGCTGTAAATTATTACCGAAAAAATTTCTCTCAACCAGAAATTATTATCTCTCAAATTGAACATCCAGCAGTGCTGGAAACAGCAAAATTTCTTGAAAAAAATGGGATTAAAATTACTTACTTAAATGTTTTGCCAAACGGCATTGTTGATTTAGAAAAATTAAAAAAGCAAATCAATAAAAATACGCTTTTAATTTCTATAATGTACGCCAACAATGAAATTGGCATTGTTCAACCAATTAAAAAAATTGCTCAATATCTCAAAAATTTTCGCGTGAAAAATAAAACCATCTTTCCTTTTTTTCATACCGATGCCTGCCAAGCAGCTGGTTATTTAAATATTCAACCAAAACAATTAGGAGTGGATTTAATGAGTTTAAATGGCAGTAAAATTTATGGCCCAAAAGCAACTGGTATGCTTTATAAAAAAAGTGGTATTGAACTAACGCCTATTATTTTCGGCGGCGGCCAAGAATTTGGTTATCGTTCTGGCACAGAAAATGTGGCTGGTCTGATTGGTTTTGCCAAAGCTTTAGAATTAGCTCAAAAAGAAAAAACAAAAGAAAGCGTGCGGCTCAAAAAATTACAAAAATATCTGGTTGAAAATTTAAAAAAACGCATCCCAAAAATTATTATTAACGGCGATTTAAAAAATCGTTTACCGAATAATATCAATGTCTCAGTTTTAGATGTTGAAGGCGAAGCGTTGGTTTTAAAATTAGACGAATTAGGCATTGCGGTTTCCACTGGCTCAGCTTGCCATTCCAAAAGCCTTCAACCTTCACATGTTTTAAAAGCCATTGGTTTACCTCCTGAATTCATCCATGGAAGCATTAGAATCACACTCGGCAAATATACCACCAAAAAAGATATTGATTATCTAATTCAATCATTGGAAAAAGTCGTTAAAAAATTAAGAGAATTATCTCCGCTCTCTCTTCAAATAAAATGA